The following proteins are co-located in the Hevea brasiliensis isolate MT/VB/25A 57/8 unplaced genomic scaffold, ASM3005281v1 Scaf341, whole genome shotgun sequence genome:
- the LOC131177144 gene encoding cytochrome P450 CYP736A12-like → MSPFILAILVILLGSFICSLCAASFRPRRQRKNDPQLPPGPPALPIIGNLHMLGKLPHRSLHQLAKKYGPIMSMRLGSVPAIVVSSPQAAELFLKTHDLLFASRPMLQAFPYVSYGNKGVVFSEYGPYWRSVRKLCTLQLLSASKIEYFAPMRREEVGLLVDSLKKAAAAREVVDISLGVGDLIQNMTCRMVFGEAKNSEFDLKPLARELLNLAGAFNIADYVPFLGAFDLQGLTKRMKSFSKAMDTILEKIICEHEREARWKKKQQMNDFVDVLLSLMNQPMTSIEEVLYTLDRTNIKAILIDMILASFDTSATSIEWTLSELLRHPAAMKRLQDELQTVFGLDKMVEEKDLFNLPYLDMVIKESSRLYPVGPLLLPRNCREETIIDGYHIPKNARIIVNAWAIGRDPNAWSDSAEEFLPERFADTSIDLRGHDFQLLPFGSGRRGCPGMQLGLTITRFVLAQLVHCFNWELPDGVLPNELDMSEIFGLSMPRANHLVAVPKYRLRV, encoded by the exons ATGTCTCCTTTCATCTTAGCCATACTAGTGATTCTGCTGGGATCATTCATTTGCAGTCTATGCGCCGCCTCATTCCGGCCACGGAGACAACGAAAAAATGACCCGCAGCTACCTCCTGGACCCCCAGCCTTACCAATCATCGGTAACCTCCACATGCTAGGCAAACTCCCCCATCGATCCCTTCATCAGTTAGCCAAAAAGTATGGACCTATCATGTCCATGAGGCTAGGCTCTGTACCCGCCATTGTTGTATCATCACCACAAGCTGCCGAGCTATTTCTCAAGACCCACGACTTATTATTCGCTAGCCGTCCCATGTTACAAGCTTTCCCTTACGTGTCCTATGGCAACAAGGGCGTGGTTTTTTCGGAGTATGGCCCTTACTGGCGCAGCGTCAGGAAATTGTGCACTTTACAACTTCTTTCTGCGTCGAAAATTGAGTACTTTGCTCCGATGAGGAGGGAGGAGGTGGGGTTGCTGGTTGATTCGCTGAAGAAAGCTGCGGCGGCGCGTGAGGTTGTGGATATTAGTTTAGGTGTGGGAGACCTGATTCAGAACATGACTTGTAGGATGGTTTTTGGGGAAGCTAAAAATAGTGAATTTGATTTAAAGCCGCTGGCTAGGGAGCTTTTGAACTTGGCAGGAGCTTTCAATATTGCTGACTATGTTCCTTTTTTAGGAGCATTTGATCTTCAG GGATTGACAAAACGTATGAAGTCATTTAGCAAGGCAATGGACACAATCTTGGAGAAGATAATTTGTGAACATGAAAGGGAAGCTCGATGGAAAAAGAAGCAGCAAATGAACGATTTCGTTGATGTGTTACTTTCTTTGATGAACCAACCCATGACATCCATTGAGGAGGTACTTTACACGCTCGATAGAACCAACATAAAAGCTATCTTAATAGACATGATCTTAGCTTCATTTGACACTTCGGCCACTAGCATTGAGTGGACACTCTCAGAACTCCTCAGACATCCTGCTGCAATGAAACGTCTGCAAGATGAGTTGCAGACTGTTTTTGGATTGGATAAAATGGTGGAGGAGAAAGATTTGTTCAATCTTCCATATTTAGATATGGTTATAAAAGAAAGCTCGAGGTTATATCCTGTCGGGCCACTGCTACTTCCTCGTAACTGCAGGGAGGAGACAATAATTGATGGGTATCATATACCGAAGAATGCAAGAATTATAGTGAATGCTTGGGCAATTGGACGAGATCCTAATGCCTGGTCGGATAGTGCAGAAGAATTTTTGCCAGAAAGGTTTGCTGATACAAGTATAGACCTTCGAGGACACGATTTTCAGCTTCTCCCATTTGGTTCTGGGCGCAGAGGATGCCCTGGAATGCAACTGGGATTAACCATCACTCGATTTGTTTTGGCTCAATTAGTGCATTGTTTTAACTGGGAGCTCCCAGATGGTGTGTTGCCTAATGAGTTGGACATGAGTGAGATATTTGGCCTCTCGATGCCTAGAGCTAACCATTTGGTTGCGGTGCC